The Rufibacter sp. DG15C region GCGTATTGCTCATACTCCACTCCTGAATACCAGGCGATGAAGAACTCTGTGATATAGGCCACCCCTACGATAGAACCTGTCAAGGTAATTACCTTGTTCATGGATTCTACGTGCTCCAATGTGATGTAATCCTCTAGTTTGAACACTTTACGGGTAATGATCATCAAGGTCAATACCATTGCAAAGCCTGAGAAGATCGCACCTGCCACAAAGTATGGAGGGAAGATGGTGGTGTGCCACCCTGGAATTACCGAGGTTGCAAAGTCCATGGATACGATGGTGTGTACCGAAAGTACCAGTGGAGTTGCTAAACCAGCAAGAATCAAGGAAACGGTCTCATAACGTGACCAGTGCTTGGCAGAACCGGTCCAGTTGAAGCTCAAGAAAGCATAGGCTCTGCGGGCAATTGGACCTTTTGCTCTGTCCCGTATGGTTGCAAAGTCAGGAATCAAACCAATGTACCAGAATACTAAGGATACAGAGAAGTAAGTACTGATCGCGAACACGTCCCAAAGAAGAGGGGAGTTGAAGTTCACCCAAAGAGAACCAAATGTGTTTGGCAAAGGAAGAACCCAATAGGCTAACCATGGACGACCCATGTGCAATACCGGGAACATGGCCGCACAAATTACCGCAAAGATGGTCATCGCTTCAGCCGCACGGTTAATGGAAGTTCTCCATTTCTGGCGGAACAACAACAAGATAGCTGAGATAAGGGTACCAGCGTGACCAATACCTACCCACCACACGAAGTTGGTGATATCCCATGCCCAACCTACGGTTTTATTCAAACCCCATTCTCCAATACCAAACCAAAGCGTCCGGTACACAGAGTAAAGAAAGATTCCCAGGAAAACCAAAGAAACTCCCAGGGCCATCATCCAACGGACGTTCGGCTTGGCTTCCACCTGCCGACATACGTCCTCCGTGATGTCTGCATAAGTTTTACCCCCAGTTACTAAGGGCTCTCTTATCGGAGATACGTGCTGCATATTTCGTTCTGTGTTAAATTAAGCTAGGTTTCTGATTTTGGTTAGGTACGTCACGTTTGGTTGAGTATTCAACTCTTCCAATACGTGGAATGCACGTTCTCCTTTTTCTCTCTTCAAGATCTGTGACACTTGGCTGTTAGGATCCAGCATGTCTCCAAATACAATGGCGTTGGTAGGGCAAGCCTGCGCACAAGCGGTTACTACTTCTCCATCCTTAGGACGACGGGCTTCTTTTTTAGCTTCTAGCTTACCCGCTTGGATACGCTGTACGCAGAAAGAGCATTTCTCCATTACACCACGTGAACGTACGGTCACGTCTGGGTTCAACACCATTTTGCCCAAGTCGTTATTCATGTTATAATCGAACTTGTCATTGTTGGCGTAGTTGAACCAGTTAAAGCGACGAACTTTATATGGACAGTTGTTGGCGCAGTAACGAGTACCTACGCAACGGTTGTACACCATCTGGTTCAAGCCTTCTGAGCTGTGCATGGTGGCAGCTACCGGACAAACCGTCTCACATGGAGCGTGGTTACAGTGCTGGCAAAGCATTGGCTGGAAGATAACAGTAGGATTCTCTGATGGATCCTCCATTTTCTCGAATCCACCGTTTTCACGGGTGGCATCGCTGCTGTAATAGCGGTCAATACGCAACCAGTGCATTTCACGGCGGTTCAACACCTCCTGCTTACCTACAACTGCTACGTTGTTTTCAACCTGGCAACCTATGGTACAGGCTCCGCAACCAATACAAGAGTTCAAGTCAATGACCATTCCCCAATGGTGGTCCTTGTACTCGTAGTCCTGCCACAAGGAAACGCTCTGTGGTTTCTGAGGACCTTCAGGCGTCGCGATACGGATGTACTCAGTTACGGTCTTAGGGTCTTTCTGATATTGTTTTAGGGTTGACTCCTGCACTACAATACGTCCCATTACCGTATGGTGCGTTTGCGTCTGTGCAATTGGCTTGTCAGCGCCTACTTTTTCTAGAGTGACCGTGTTGGCATATACCAAGCCATTGTCAGCTACAGATACTAAAGGATACACATTGGCACCTACGTTGTTGGCAGCTTGGCCAGCATGTGTACGACCATAACCTATGGCAATACCTACTGTACCTTTGGCTTGACCTGGCTGAATCAAAGCTGGTAATTCAATTGACTTACCTTTGGCAGTGATTCTTAAAACGTCGTTCTGCTCTACGTTTAACTCTTTAGCCATGGCAGCGGAGATAGTCACGTAGTTGTCCCAAGTGGCTTTGGTAGTAGGATCAGACATTTCCTGTAACCATGGGTTGTTGGCCAGTTGACCAGAACCAATCGCTACTTTCTCATAAATGGCTAACTCTACATTTTTACCAGCGGCACGAGCTGCTTTGTTGATGCTTAACGCAGCAGCGGCTAATGTCATTGGAGCTGGTGCGGCAGTTGGCTCATTGGCACCAGTAGAACCGGTAGCTATACCATCATGCACAGCTTTATCCCAAGCGGCACCACCACTCACTACCCCAGACCATGTACGCTGGATCATGGTGTAATAATCAGAAGTGGATCCTGACCATTTCAACAAAGAGTCCTGTGCTTGTCTGGTTTTAAAGATTGGGGAAATAGCTGGCTGGGCTAAGCTTAAGAAACCTCTTTTTGGCTCAAAGTCATTCCAAGATTCTAAGTAGTGACTGTCTGGGCAGATGTAGTCAGCTAGCATTGCTGTTTCATCTGCTCTGTCTGCAAAGGAAATCTTAAGACCAACCTTCTTAACACCTGCTATTACTTGCTGGCTTAAAGGATGGTCATACGCTGGGTTAGCGCCGTAGAAAATTACAGCACCTACAGAACCAGCGTTCATGTCATTGATCAGACGCAACATGCGGGCATCATCACCTTGGCGCACATAAGATGGAGCGCTGGTATTGATAGTAGCACCATTTGCACCCAAGGCACTGTTAATGGCTGTTACAATAGTTTGAACTGCAACATCATTTGAATCGGACACTACCAAAGCAGCACCTCTGTTGGCTAGCAATTCTTTGGTAGCAGCCTCAATTTGCTTAGAGGCTGAAGTAGTTGGCGCTTGGATAGCACCACCGCCTGCTATTGCATTGTACAAGGCAGCTGCTACCGCACCGTACTCAGATGGTTTAACTGGCACACGAACATCTGCGTTGGCACCAGTCAAAGAAAGGTTTGTCTCAAACTGGAAGTGACGAGACATGACAGGATTGTCAGCCGTGATCTTCCGGTTAGTGATGTATTGCTTAGAATATTCAGTCGGAGAAATCCATGAACCCAAGAAGTCTGCGCCTATAGACACAACTACTTTGGCTTTGCTGAAGTCATAACCTGGAATAACGCCACCGTTTGCTTTTAACAAAGCAGAAGCAGAGTTAGCATCATAGGTTACGTGCTCAAAAGAAGGAAACTGTGCACCAAACTCTCTAATGACAGCTTTCGTGCTTGGGCTGATGATGGTATTAGATACCAACACCACTTTACCTTGCACACCAGTCAGTTTAGTTCTGATCTCCTGGTCTACTTGTGACCAAGTAGCCGCTTTTCCTTTTGCGGTTGGTCCTTGCAGACGGGCATTGTCATACAAGCTCAACAAAGAAGCCTGCGAACGTGCGTGCGTACCGCCTTTAGTAATTGGTGAAAGCGTATTGCCCTCAACCTTGATAGGACGACCTTCGCGTGTTTTAACCAGAATGGAGTTGTAGATATCTCCGTTAAAGTAGGTAGAGGCATACCAGTTGGCAATACCCGGCTCAACTTCTTCTGGCTTGTTTAGATAAGGGATTGCTTTACGTACCGGAGCCTCACAAGACGCCAAGGTAGTAGCTGCAATACCAAAACCTAATAGTTTTAAGAAATCACGACGTGGAGCCACATCTGCAGATCTTTCACTGCCGCTGGCCTCACTTACTGGCAGAAACTCAGGAAACTCGTCATGAGCGTGCTTTTGGAATTCTGGAGTGTTGTTTAACTCCTCTACCCCTCTCCAGTATTTAATTGTTTCTTGCATATAGTTCAAAAACTCAAATTCAGGATGGATATGTAGTGATTAGTAGTGGCACTTAGAACATTCTGTACCACCGTTAGACGCAACTACAAAAGCGCCTTTGGATTGCTTCTCATGCAACTTCACCAAGTTGTCATAATAAGCGTTGCCCTCTGTGTTAAGAGGTGTGTTGCGGTGACAGTCAATACACCAGCCCATGGTCAATGGAGAGAACTGCGCTACCACTTCCATGGTTTCAATTGGACCGTGGCACGTCTGGCACTCTACGCCACCCACTTTGGTGTGCTGAGAATGGTTGAAGTAGGCCAGGTCAGGTAAGTTGTGAACACGCACCCACTCAATAGGCTTGTTGTTTTCAATAGCGCGGTAGATTTTCTGAATCTCTGGAGACTCTTTCTTAATCTGGCTATGGCAGTTCATACAGATGTTAGCCGAAGGAATATTCGCGCTACGGCTCTTGTAAACTGACGTGTGGCAATAGTTACAGTTGATCTGGTGATCACCAGCGTGCAATTTGTGAGAGAAGGCAATTGGTTGCTTAGGAGCATACCCCTGCTGGATACCAATTCCCATTACTTTGTCAATGGTCAAGTCCAATACCACTACGGCTAGGATCAAACCTACAATGACACGTACGGCTTTTGACTTATAGATATTGGCAAAGTTGGTGCGCTGCTCTAGCATCTCCTGCTCAGCACCGGTTAAGTCAGCTTTGTTCTTCAGGTAGCCTTTAAGAACAGAGGCAATGATCAACAAGGTAATCACCAATACGATAAGGACAACTACTAAAGCTACAAGTACAATGTCCAAATGGCTACCAATGCTACCTGGAGCATTCTCACCAACTTGCCCGCCTGGAGTTGCACCTGGCACACCTTCTGTACCGGCAGCAACAGCTGCAGGAGCGGCGCTTTCCTTTTTGATGTAAGCTACAATAGAGTTGATTTCCTCATCAGAGAAAGCAAAAGAAGGCATTTGCTGCTTCGCATACTGCTCATAAATAGCGACTGCATCTTTGTCTCCGCTCTGGATTAAGGCGCTGGAGTTCTTGATCCATTTCTGTAGCCAAGGCAATGCTCTCTTAGTGTGAACATTTTTCAATCCTGGGCCTACTACTACTTCTTCAGTAACTGAGTGACATTGCGCACAGTTATTCTTGAACAAGGTAGAACCAGCATCAATTACCCCTGCATCTTCTGTGGGCAGAGCGCCTGCATTAGCGGCACCTGCGGCCGGAGCCGCCGAACCTGGCGTCACTCCTTTATCAGCTACGTTTGCCTGGTCCTGCGCAAACGCAGTACTTAAGACAAAGAAGAAGAAGATAAAAGGGAGTAAGAAGGTATATTTTGCTCTCTTTTTGCAGCTAATCATAGCTAAAATGTAGTGTTAAGTATGGTGAAAGTACATTACGGGCACAAACTTACTACCCGAAGGGCATTAATCAAACTTCACATGCCTTATTTTTGACATCTGGTTACGCTTACGATACTGGCCACTTATTAAAGGCTAAAAACCACCGGTTTAGGCCAGAATTTAGCTATTTAGAAAGTATATAAATTAATATCGAGACTTATATATAGGTGTCCATGCACAATATATGGGCCTTATTCCATCGTTTCTCTGCCTCCAACCTACTACCTCTTCCTTCATGCCATTTTGGTCTCATTCCCTCCTTCCTTAATGGTAACTTTCTATCGACTTATAAGCATCCCTCCGTTTTTGGCCTGTTTCCTAGGAAACAGGCCAAAAACGGAGGACCAGTAAGTACACTTATATATATAGTGTATGAAGCGGTTTCTCTGGCTAATAGTCAACGCACCTACTTGTTCATCAGGTTGGTTTGTATAATAATGAAAAGCTGAGTAACTTTGCACCTCGAACCAAAAACTATTTCTTAAAAGAATGGCTTTAAAAAATTACGAAACGCTCTTCATCATGACCCCGTTGTTGAACGAGGTGCAGATGCAGGAAACGGTCGAGAAGTTCAGACAGGTGCTTAAGGAAAATGGCGCCGACATCATCCATGAAGAAAACTGGGGACTTAAAAAACTGGCTTACCCAATCCAGAAAAAGAACACCGGTTTCTATCACTTGGTAGAGTTCACTGCCCCTGGCACTGTGGTTGACATCTTAGAGCTGGCGTACCGCCGCGACGAGAAGATCATCCGCTTCTTGACTACAGCCCTAGATAAGCACGCAGTTGCTTACAACGAGCGCCGCAGAAACGGCGAATTCAAATCAGCTAAAAAAGAGAAGGAGGCTCCTCAAGCGTCATGAGTTTAGTAAACGAAAAAATCCACAAGCAAGACACACGCAAGAAATACTGCCGTTTCAAGAAGAACGGTATCCAGTATATCGACTACAAAGACGGTAACTTCTTGTTGAAATTTGTAAACGAGCAAGGCAAGTTGTTGCCACGTCGTTTAACTGGTACCAGCTTGAAATTCCAGCGTCGTGTATCACAAGCAGTAGCCCGTGCCCGTCACCTGGCTATTCTACCTTATGTAACTGACTCTTTAAAATAGGAAGGTAAATCACGATGGAAGTTATTCTAAAAGATGACGTAAAAGGCGTTGGCTATAAAAATGATATCGTAGTAGTAAAGCCAGGTTTTGGCCGTAACTACTTGATCCCTCAAGGTCTTGCTGTGATGGCAACTCCTTCGGCCCGCAAAGTAGTAGCTGAGAACGTTCGACAGGTTGCGCACAAAGCTGAAAAGATTCAGAACGATGCCCAGGACCTGGCTAACCGTATTGGTACCACCGTTCTTTCTATCCCTGCAAAGGCTGGCGAGACTGGTAAAATCTTTGGTGCTGTTACCTCTCTGCAAGTTTCTGAGGCCCTTAAGGCCCTTGGTTATGACGTAGACCGCAAGCGTATTGACTTTGACCAAGAGGTGAAGTCTTTAGGCGAGTACACAGCTACCTTGAACCTACACAAAGAAGTGAAGCACCAAATCCGTTTCAACGTAGTTGAGGCCTAAGACCTGCTTTCTTTAGATAGTATAGACCTCCTGTCGTTCTGCGGCAGGAGGTCTTGTTTTTAATGCCTATTCCTTACTGCCATGTCTCTTTATAAAGTCCTCATCTTTGACTTTGACGGCACGCTTTGCGCCACGCAAGACTCCATTCTCTACAGCTTCCAAAGGACTTTTGCCCACTTTAAGACAGAAGCGCCTACTCCAAAGCAGATCATGGAGGCTGTGAGCACCGGCGGAAGCCTACCAGAACTTCTTCCCGGCCTCCACCCTTCCCTCTCCAAACAAGAGGCAACGGAGTGGGTACACACTTACAGACACATCTACTCCACAGAAGCAGGACAATTCACCACTCTCTTTGAAGGCACTGAGCAGATGTTAGACGCTGCAAAAGATGCTGGCATTAGAAACGTAGTTATCAGTAACAAGGGGCAGCGCGCCATTGAAGAAGCTCTTTCTCATTTTAGCATTGCCCATCACTTTGACTTGGTCATTGGCGACAACCCAGATCTGCCACTCCAAAAGAAGCCACACCCCATGGCTTTCCAAGAGGTGATAATTCCGCACTATGCTGGTGTTTCACGTGAACAGTTTCTTATGGTTGGTGATACCCACGTGGACCTGGGCTTTGCCAACAACGCCAGGATAGATT contains the following coding sequences:
- a CDS encoding HAD family hydrolase, giving the protein MSLYKVLIFDFDGTLCATQDSILYSFQRTFAHFKTEAPTPKQIMEAVSTGGSLPELLPGLHPSLSKQEATEWVHTYRHIYSTEAGQFTTLFEGTEQMLDAAKDAGIRNVVISNKGQRAIEEALSHFSIAHHFDLVIGDNPDLPLQKKPHPMAFQEVIIPHYAGVSREQFLMVGDTHVDLGFANNARIDSCWARYGYGNTALCLQEKPKHTIASLHDLLPVIMPTTQ
- a CDS encoding TAT-variant-translocated molybdopterin oxidoreductase, producing MQETIKYWRGVEELNNTPEFQKHAHDEFPEFLPVSEASGSERSADVAPRRDFLKLLGFGIAATTLASCEAPVRKAIPYLNKPEEVEPGIANWYASTYFNGDIYNSILVKTREGRPIKVEGNTLSPITKGGTHARSQASLLSLYDNARLQGPTAKGKAATWSQVDQEIRTKLTGVQGKVVLVSNTIISPSTKAVIREFGAQFPSFEHVTYDANSASALLKANGGVIPGYDFSKAKVVVSIGADFLGSWISPTEYSKQYITNRKITADNPVMSRHFQFETNLSLTGANADVRVPVKPSEYGAVAAALYNAIAGGGAIQAPTTSASKQIEAATKELLANRGAALVVSDSNDVAVQTIVTAINSALGANGATINTSAPSYVRQGDDARMLRLINDMNAGSVGAVIFYGANPAYDHPLSQQVIAGVKKVGLKISFADRADETAMLADYICPDSHYLESWNDFEPKRGFLSLAQPAISPIFKTRQAQDSLLKWSGSTSDYYTMIQRTWSGVVSGGAAWDKAVHDGIATGSTGANEPTAAPAPMTLAAAALSINKAARAAGKNVELAIYEKVAIGSGQLANNPWLQEMSDPTTKATWDNYVTISAAMAKELNVEQNDVLRITAKGKSIELPALIQPGQAKGTVGIAIGYGRTHAGQAANNVGANVYPLVSVADNGLVYANTVTLEKVGADKPIAQTQTHHTVMGRIVVQESTLKQYQKDPKTVTEYIRIATPEGPQKPQSVSLWQDYEYKDHHWGMVIDLNSCIGCGACTIGCQVENNVAVVGKQEVLNRREMHWLRIDRYYSSDATRENGGFEKMEDPSENPTVIFQPMLCQHCNHAPCETVCPVAATMHSSEGLNQMVYNRCVGTRYCANNCPYKVRRFNWFNYANNDKFDYNMNNDLGKMVLNPDVTVRSRGVMEKCSFCVQRIQAGKLEAKKEARRPKDGEVVTACAQACPTNAIVFGDMLDPNSQVSQILKREKGERAFHVLEELNTQPNVTYLTKIRNLA
- the rpsF gene encoding 30S ribosomal protein S6, with product MALKNYETLFIMTPLLNEVQMQETVEKFRQVLKENGADIIHEENWGLKKLAYPIQKKNTGFYHLVEFTAPGTVVDILELAYRRDEKIIRFLTTALDKHAVAYNERRRNGEFKSAKKEKEAPQAS
- the nrfD gene encoding NrfD/PsrC family molybdoenzyme membrane anchor subunit, which translates into the protein MQHVSPIREPLVTGGKTYADITEDVCRQVEAKPNVRWMMALGVSLVFLGIFLYSVYRTLWFGIGEWGLNKTVGWAWDITNFVWWVGIGHAGTLISAILLLFRQKWRTSINRAAEAMTIFAVICAAMFPVLHMGRPWLAYWVLPLPNTFGSLWVNFNSPLLWDVFAISTYFSVSLVFWYIGLIPDFATIRDRAKGPIARRAYAFLSFNWTGSAKHWSRYETVSLILAGLATPLVLSVHTIVSMDFATSVIPGWHTTIFPPYFVAGAIFSGFAMVLTLMIITRKVFKLEDYITLEHVESMNKVITLTGSIVGVAYITEFFIAWYSGVEYEQYAFINRATGPYWWAYWSMMTCNVITPQLFWFRSIRRSLTATFIISIFVNIGMWFERFVIIVTSLHRDFLPSSWVMFSPTTIDIGVYVGTLGLFFTLFLLFAKFFPVVNMAEVKAILKSSSGVSHTHDPNASMHATAPNNSHKHD
- the rplI gene encoding 50S ribosomal protein L9 yields the protein MEVILKDDVKGVGYKNDIVVVKPGFGRNYLIPQGLAVMATPSARKVVAENVRQVAHKAEKIQNDAQDLANRIGTTVLSIPAKAGETGKIFGAVTSLQVSEALKALGYDVDRKRIDFDQEVKSLGEYTATLNLHKEVKHQIRFNVVEA
- the rpsR gene encoding 30S ribosomal protein S18, with product MSLVNEKIHKQDTRKKYCRFKKNGIQYIDYKDGNFLLKFVNEQGKLLPRRLTGTSLKFQRRVSQAVARARHLAILPYVTDSLK
- a CDS encoding c-type cytochrome; its protein translation is MISCKKRAKYTFLLPFIFFFFVLSTAFAQDQANVADKGVTPGSAAPAAGAANAGALPTEDAGVIDAGSTLFKNNCAQCHSVTEEVVVGPGLKNVHTKRALPWLQKWIKNSSALIQSGDKDAVAIYEQYAKQQMPSFAFSDEEINSIVAYIKKESAAPAAVAAGTEGVPGATPGGQVGENAPGSIGSHLDIVLVALVVVLIVLVITLLIIASVLKGYLKNKADLTGAEQEMLEQRTNFANIYKSKAVRVIVGLILAVVVLDLTIDKVMGIGIQQGYAPKQPIAFSHKLHAGDHQINCNYCHTSVYKSRSANIPSANICMNCHSQIKKESPEIQKIYRAIENNKPIEWVRVHNLPDLAYFNHSQHTKVGGVECQTCHGPIETMEVVAQFSPLTMGWCIDCHRNTPLNTEGNAYYDNLVKLHEKQSKGAFVVASNGGTECSKCHY